Below is a window of Blastopirellula marina DNA.
ACAACATCACGCTGGTCTTGCGGTACAACAGCAACGACATTGACCCAACCAACCGCCAGTCGGTTTTGGAAGGTGTTAATCGTCCGGTTATCTACCAGAATCAAATCGATATCACCTACGATATCCTGCGAATCCTGAACAACGGTGTGCCTGCGACCGCCTCGGGGCCTGCCAGCCAGGTTCCAGTGGGCCGTTAATCGGTTCTCGCACGCGTCATTGAGCTATGAGCAAAGGCGAGGCCGATAGGTTGGTCTCGCCTTTTGCCGTTCGAGAGAATCCCTTCGTCAGAATTGGCTAAGCATCGCCTCTATGAACTCCGCATCCATCGCCCAGCAAGGCGAACCGATCGCACGACTTCAGCAAACTCTCAAGGCTGCCGCCACCGTCTCGGGTCGCGGATATTGGAGCGGAAAGGAAGTGACCGTTCGCTTTCTACCAGCTCCGGAAGATACCGGCGTGGTTTTCGTTCGCGAAGACATGGATGGTTCTCCACAAATCCCGGCTTTGGTTGACTATCGAATCGAAGTTCCCCGTCGTACGAATCTCGTACATCAAGGAGCCACGGTCGAAATGGTCGAGCATGTGCTCGCAGCTCTCGCTGGTCTTCAGGTCGACAACTGTTTCGTTCATGTTAACTCGGCTGAAATGCCTGGGTTGGACGGATCGGCCAAAGACTATGTCGAGCAAATCCTGGCTGCTGGAATCGAGCAGCAAGCGACGCCTCGACCCGTGTTGACCATTTCCGAGGTCGTACGGGTAGGTGACGACGAGTGTTGGGTCGAAGCACGTCCAAGCGGATCTAAGCGATTGAAGTTCAAGTATCGACTCGACTTCGGTACTGAGGGATTGATCGGTCGCGAAACGCTTGAGGCAAAGCTCAACCCCGAATACTTTACTGCCGAGCTTGCTCCGGCACGTACCTTCTTGCTGCTGCAAGAAGCGGAATGGCTGCGATCGCAAGGGCTTGGTACCCATGTCGATTTCAGTGAACTACTAGTCTTTGGACCGGAAGGTCCGATTGATAACGAACTTCGATTCGAGGACGAGTGTGTGCGGCACAAGGTGCTCGACCTTGTCGGAGACCTGGCTTTGGCCGGATGCGATATTCAAGGGACCGTGATCGCCAACCGCAGTGGTCATCGTTTGAATGCCGAGTTGGTCAAACAACTCTTAAAAGAGAATCAAGTAGCCTATATGTCACGGCGGACCGCTTGATTCTTCAATCCACACGCTTCGTAGCGCCGTGCGACCCAATTCAGAGGAAGTAGGCAATGCGTCAGGTACGACTCGCGGTTATCGGGACGGGCCATCTGGGTAAGATTCATGCCCGCCTGGCTAAAGGGATTTCGGCCTTCAAGGTTGTCGGGGTCGTCGATCCCGCGAAGCAGGCCCGAGATGCGTTCTGCAAAGAATACAAGCTCAAGGGTTATGATGACGTCAGCGAGATCTCTTCCAAGATCGACGCAGCCGTAATCGCCACACCGACGCTCTATCACAAAGAGGTTGCGGCGCCTCTGTTGGAGCAAGGCAAGCACGTCCTCATTGAAAAGCCGATTACGCTGACAACCGAGGAAGCGGACGAGCTAATTGATCTAGCCGAACATCATCGCAGTGTCTTGCAGGTCGGCCATGTCGAACGATTTAATCCGGCGTTTCGCGAAGCGACTAAGAAAATTGTGTCGCCTCGATTCATTCAAGCGGCCCGCACCAGTGGTTACTC
It encodes the following:
- the lpxC gene encoding UDP-3-O-acyl-N-acetylglucosamine deacetylase, with amino-acid sequence MNSASIAQQGEPIARLQQTLKAAATVSGRGYWSGKEVTVRFLPAPEDTGVVFVREDMDGSPQIPALVDYRIEVPRRTNLVHQGATVEMVEHVLAALAGLQVDNCFVHVNSAEMPGLDGSAKDYVEQILAAGIEQQATPRPVLTISEVVRVGDDECWVEARPSGSKRLKFKYRLDFGTEGLIGRETLEAKLNPEYFTAELAPARTFLLLQEAEWLRSQGLGTHVDFSELLVFGPEGPIDNELRFEDECVRHKVLDLVGDLALAGCDIQGTVIANRSGHRLNAELVKQLLKENQVAYMSRRTA